In a genomic window of Infirmifilum sp. NZ:
- a CDS encoding 4Fe-4S binding protein: MGYRSRGFIELEDLRREGFVPPRDVVEGKVVAVSECIEEIPCNVCQSLCPVKAIRVEGLRGRPKVDWARCTGCGICVGGCPGQAMFLVGRDGDGYLVGLPYEFLPRPKKGDVVELLNRRGEPVGRGEVLRVFDINKTLVVLVRVSGDLIWEVRSIRVK, from the coding sequence GTGGGGTACAGGTCTAGGGGCTTTATCGAGCTTGAGGATCTGCGGAGAGAGGGCTTCGTACCGCCACGCGACGTCGTTGAGGGCAAGGTGGTGGCTGTATCCGAGTGCATAGAGGAGATCCCCTGCAACGTGTGCCAGTCCCTCTGCCCTGTTAAGGCGATAAGGGTTGAGGGATTAAGGGGCAGGCCTAAGGTGGACTGGGCGAGGTGCACGGGCTGCGGTATCTGCGTGGGGGGTTGCCCGGGCCAGGCGATGTTCCTCGTCGGCAGAGACGGCGATGGCTACTTGGTGGGCCTCCCCTACGAGTTCCTGCCTAGGCCGAAGAAGGGGGATGTCGTCGAGCTTCTGAACAGGAGGGGGGAGCCTGTAGGGCGTGGCGAGGTTTTGCGGGTCTTTGATATTAACAAGACCCTTGTGGTATTAGTCAGGGTTTCGGGGGATCTAATATGGGAGGTAAGGAGCATAAGGGTAAAGTGA
- a CDS encoding GNAT family N-acetyltransferase, translated as MESLEEDSSSLLKVRVRIATPTDKPAVVRILRKSFTGSYRYWSIRDMDETLVLVAELGNRVVGVAEVYTSFVEGYGKVGVVYFLAVDREYRGMGIGRTLVLEAEKLFKRERCLYSAASTVASNTASQRLFRSLGYSLFTRENRVYWDLVDALSAYEDDVVMAKKL; from the coding sequence ATGGAGTCGTTGGAGGAGGACAGTAGTAGTCTTTTGAAAGTAAGGGTTCGCATCGCAACGCCTACGGACAAACCCGCCGTCGTGAGGATACTCAGGAAGTCGTTCACAGGCTCGTACCGCTACTGGTCAATAAGGGACATGGATGAGACACTCGTCCTTGTCGCCGAGCTTGGCAACAGGGTAGTGGGCGTTGCTGAGGTTTACACCTCCTTCGTGGAGGGCTACGGGAAGGTAGGCGTGGTGTACTTCCTGGCAGTGGACAGAGAGTATAGGGGCATGGGCATAGGCAGGACGCTCGTGCTGGAGGCTGAGAAGCTTTTCAAACGGGAGAGGTGCCTCTACAGCGCCGCCAGCACTGTCGCTAGCAACACGGCATCACAGAGGCTTTTCAGAAGCTTGGGGTACTCGCTCTTCACCAGGGAAAACAGAGTTTACTGGGATCTCGTGGACGCCCTCTCGGCCTACGAGGACGACGTCGTAATGGCCAAAAAACTCTAG
- a CDS encoding TIGR00304 family membrane protein, which produces MERAGALIFLLGVFLVLTGMILALLGTQQASVSVGGCILIGPIPVCFGYGAEPLLLIIASAVALLVMLLVMYVLLAGLTSVSRPTHSPEE; this is translated from the coding sequence ATGGAGAGAGCCGGCGCGCTGATATTCCTGCTCGGCGTTTTCCTCGTTTTAACCGGAATGATTCTGGCGCTACTGGGAACACAGCAAGCATCTGTGAGCGTGGGCGGCTGCATCCTCATTGGACCAATCCCCGTGTGCTTTGGCTACGGCGCGGAGCCCCTCCTGCTGATCATTGCGAGTGCTGTGGCGTTGCTTGTGATGCTCCTTGTAATGTACGTCCTGTTAGCGGGCTTAACCAGCGTCAGCCGCCCCACTCACTCCCCTGAAGAGTAG
- a CDS encoding TIGR00304 family membrane protein — protein MSIAVALVALGLLMVLIGLALIIAAAVEGKKGVKGGAVIIIGPLPIVVGSDAESTQWLIVLAAVLTALAFIFFAFTSGWLR, from the coding sequence GTGTCTATAGCGGTGGCTCTCGTAGCCCTGGGGCTCTTGATGGTTCTCATCGGGCTCGCGCTGATCATAGCCGCGGCGGTCGAGGGAAAGAAGGGTGTGAAGGGCGGGGCAGTCATCATCATCGGCCCCCTACCCATAGTAGTCGGCTCTGACGCCGAAAGCACTCAGTGGCTTATCGTTTTAGCGGCAGTCCTGACAGCCCTTGCTTTTATCTTCTTCGCCTTCACATCAGGGTGGTTAAGGTGA
- a CDS encoding YkgJ family cysteine cluster protein: MFEHEKCLTCGLCCRGTEMVLTPSDIVRLEALGFKRDLFVEVRGGLPRLRNINGHCVFFDERSGRCLVYPQRPTGCRVYPLVFDEEKGVTFDRECPLSAEFSARKHEVVQAVAELEKILKELERSYGYRVNWKLFSATSRRLT, encoded by the coding sequence GTGTTCGAGCACGAGAAGTGCCTCACGTGCGGGCTGTGCTGCCGCGGCACGGAGATGGTACTTACCCCGTCGGACATAGTCAGGCTTGAGGCGCTGGGCTTCAAGAGAGACCTCTTCGTGGAAGTTCGGGGAGGACTGCCCCGGCTGAGAAACATTAACGGCCATTGCGTGTTCTTCGATGAAAGAAGTGGCAGGTGCCTGGTCTACCCTCAAAGGCCCACGGGTTGCCGCGTATACCCCCTGGTCTTCGATGAGGAAAAGGGAGTCACCTTCGACCGCGAGTGTCCTCTCTCCGCCGAGTTCAGCGCCAGGAAGCACGAGGTCGTTCAAGCTGTAGCAGAGCTCGAGAAGATACTCAAGGAGCTCGAGAGGTCGTACGGTTACAGGGTGAATTGGAAACTATTCAGCGCCACGTCGAGGCGCCTCACGTAA
- a CDS encoding FAD-dependent oxidoreductase produces MRLTEHPILEFRREKPVRFSFDGRELEGFEGESILAALWASGVRSLKQGEEPQGPYCMIGYCSGCMARVDGVPHVRTCLEPVREGVRVETDEPFPNPAPRAYRAEPAEWVETDVMVVGSGPAGLSAAIAAAESGLRVDVFERHFRPGGQLLKQTHKFFGSGELFGGLRGFQIADKLVSRAESLGVRIHTGTSVIGWFRERVFAAVKGERLLLVKPRAVVVSTGAVERFLAFSGNTLPGVMGAGAAQTLMNEYGVKPGERAVVVGAGNVGLIVSYQLLQAGVEVLAVVEVMREIGGWLVHAAKLRRRGVPILTRHTVVRAEGSGRLERVVVAEVDEGMRPIEGTEKVFEADLLLLAVGLTPEARLLAQMGARMVWSSELGGYVPYRDRYMETSIPGVYVAGDASGIEEATTAILTGRVAGYSASIRLLGERGDLVARREETLRKLEETRSTPFSAKVLRGLGKVVVGGVQV; encoded by the coding sequence GTGCGCTTAACTGAACACCCCATCCTGGAGTTCAGGCGCGAGAAACCGGTGCGCTTCAGCTTTGACGGTAGGGAGCTGGAGGGCTTCGAGGGTGAGAGCATCCTCGCAGCCTTGTGGGCTAGCGGGGTCAGGAGCCTGAAGCAGGGCGAGGAGCCTCAGGGTCCTTACTGCATGATCGGCTACTGCTCCGGCTGCATGGCAAGGGTCGACGGCGTCCCGCATGTGCGCACGTGCCTCGAGCCCGTCAGGGAGGGGGTCAGGGTTGAGACAGATGAGCCTTTCCCCAACCCGGCTCCTCGCGCATACCGCGCGGAGCCCGCTGAGTGGGTTGAGACGGACGTGATGGTTGTCGGAAGCGGGCCTGCCGGTCTATCCGCGGCCATCGCAGCGGCGGAGAGCGGGTTAAGGGTGGACGTGTTCGAGAGGCACTTCAGGCCTGGCGGGCAGCTGCTCAAGCAGACGCACAAGTTCTTCGGCTCGGGGGAGCTATTCGGCGGGTTGAGGGGGTTTCAGATAGCGGATAAGCTGGTCTCCAGGGCGGAGTCGCTGGGGGTAAGGATTCACACTGGGACCAGCGTGATAGGCTGGTTCAGGGAGAGGGTTTTCGCCGCCGTGAAGGGCGAGAGGCTACTGCTGGTTAAGCCCAGAGCGGTGGTGGTTTCCACGGGGGCTGTGGAGAGGTTTCTCGCATTTTCCGGCAACACTCTTCCAGGCGTGATGGGAGCAGGAGCGGCTCAGACTCTGATGAACGAGTACGGGGTTAAGCCGGGGGAGAGGGCCGTCGTGGTGGGCGCGGGGAACGTTGGGCTGATAGTCTCCTATCAGCTCCTTCAAGCCGGCGTGGAGGTTCTAGCCGTAGTCGAGGTCATGAGGGAGATTGGCGGGTGGCTGGTCCACGCGGCCAAGCTGAGGAGGAGGGGTGTCCCGATACTTACGCGGCACACCGTCGTCAGGGCGGAGGGCTCCGGGAGGCTGGAGAGGGTGGTTGTCGCGGAGGTCGACGAAGGCATGAGGCCCATTGAGGGTACTGAGAAGGTGTTCGAAGCCGACCTTCTGCTCCTGGCGGTTGGCCTCACGCCGGAGGCTAGGCTCCTGGCGCAGATGGGTGCGAGGATGGTCTGGTCAAGCGAGCTCGGAGGGTACGTCCCCTACAGAGACAGGTACATGGAGACCAGCATCCCGGGTGTTTACGTGGCCGGCGACGCGTCCGGGATCGAGGAGGCGACCACGGCCATACTTACGGGCAGGGTTGCGGGGTACTCGGCGTCGATAAGGTTGCTCGGCGAGCGCGGGGACCTGGTGGCTAGGCGCGAGGAGACTCTCAGGAAGCTGGAGGAGACCAGGAGCACGCCGTTTTCGGCTAAGGTGCTGAGGGGGCTGGGGAAGGTGGTGGTGGGTGGGGTACAGGTCTAG
- a CDS encoding ATP-dependent helicase — MSAEGLVYATREYTKEEVLSVLNPLVAEWFNSKFTDLTPPQKLALMPIHEGRNVLVSSPTGTGKTLTAFLIAISELFNMAARGELEDTVYVLYVSPLRALNNDIYRNLEEPLREIRELAASKGVEVPEIRHVVRTGDTTTTQRQNMLRKPPHILITTPETLAIVLVAPKFREKLRTVRWVIVDEVHSLAESKRGAHLSLSLERLRELTGSEFVRIGLSATINPLEEVARFLVGYRDDGTPRECVIVDARYAKRKSIKVRSPVSDLIHTPAQEVTQAMYNLLYDIVKSHRTTLIFTNTRSGTERVVFHLKMLARKRGGVPEDAIAAHHSSLSRGVRLDVEEKLKRGELRAIVSSTSLELGIDIGYIDVVVQVGSPKSVTRCLQRIGRSGHRLHETSKGIMVCVDRDDLVEVAVMVREAYRHHLDRIHIPRNALDVLAQHVVGMAIESKMRVEDAFRIIRRSYSFHDLPYEDFLNVLKFLSGGYSELENYKVYGKIWFDSQEGVFGRRGKYARVIYSLNVGTIPDEVSVRVYTTEKKYVGNIEEEFLERLFPGDRFVLGGKVYEFVKSDGMVAFVKPAFEQKPTIPAWFSEMLPLSYDLALKIAEFRGQMFQWIESGRDLDEIKRYLKRECKVDDNSAEAIVGYFLEMYYFLRSLGVKQYPSDKVILVEKWRDDQGRIHQVFHTLVGRRTNDALSHALAYIATKKTGSNIGIALHDNGFALIYPRGVEPKVALTDLKPEELEDVLKKSIINTELMRRRFRHVATRGLMILRNYKGHEISVEKQQMSASTLLRVVKKWEDFPILKETFREILEDYMDIAHAREILEKVHRGEIAIVETSILDTPSPFAYNIVLEGLSDVVLMEDKRALIARFHEQVMKRVAELMRQELREAPRRGAE, encoded by the coding sequence GTGTCTGCGGAAGGTCTCGTTTACGCCACGAGGGAGTACACGAAGGAGGAGGTGCTCAGCGTACTTAACCCTCTTGTAGCCGAGTGGTTTAACTCGAAGTTTACCGACCTCACCCCTCCGCAGAAGCTCGCGCTCATGCCCATACACGAGGGGAGGAACGTCCTCGTGTCCAGCCCGACGGGAACCGGGAAGACCCTCACGGCTTTCCTCATAGCTATAAGCGAGCTGTTCAACATGGCGGCGAGGGGCGAGCTGGAGGACACCGTTTACGTGCTCTACGTTTCACCCCTGCGAGCGCTCAACAACGACATATACCGTAACCTTGAGGAGCCCCTAAGGGAGATACGCGAGCTCGCCGCCAGTAAGGGAGTGGAGGTCCCGGAGATAAGGCACGTGGTGAGGACAGGAGACACGACCACAACGCAGAGGCAGAACATGCTGAGGAAGCCGCCCCACATTCTCATCACCACCCCTGAGACGCTCGCCATAGTCCTGGTGGCCCCGAAGTTCAGGGAGAAGCTCAGGACGGTTAGATGGGTTATCGTGGATGAGGTTCACAGCTTGGCTGAGAGTAAGCGCGGGGCTCACCTCTCCCTCTCGCTCGAGAGGTTGCGCGAGCTGACGGGTAGCGAGTTCGTCAGGATAGGGTTATCGGCGACCATTAACCCGCTCGAGGAGGTTGCCCGCTTCCTCGTGGGATACCGCGACGACGGCACACCCCGAGAGTGCGTCATCGTGGACGCCCGCTACGCGAAGCGTAAGAGCATAAAGGTTCGCTCCCCGGTCTCGGACCTTATCCACACCCCCGCCCAGGAAGTGACTCAGGCTATGTACAACCTTCTCTACGACATCGTGAAGAGCCACCGAACGACTCTGATATTCACGAACACGCGTAGCGGCACCGAAAGGGTGGTTTTTCACCTCAAAATGCTCGCCAGGAAGCGGGGAGGGGTACCCGAGGATGCGATAGCCGCTCACCACAGTAGCCTCTCCCGGGGCGTTAGGCTGGACGTGGAGGAGAAGCTGAAGAGGGGCGAGCTGAGGGCGATTGTGAGTAGCACGAGCCTTGAGCTGGGCATAGACATAGGCTATATTGACGTCGTGGTTCAGGTGGGGTCTCCAAAGTCGGTTACCAGGTGCCTGCAGAGGATAGGGCGTAGCGGGCACCGACTCCATGAGACGAGTAAAGGGATCATGGTGTGCGTGGACCGGGATGACCTCGTGGAAGTGGCTGTGATGGTCAGAGAAGCCTACAGGCACCACCTCGACAGGATCCACATACCGCGCAACGCGCTAGACGTCCTCGCGCAGCACGTTGTGGGAATGGCGATCGAGAGCAAGATGAGGGTTGAGGACGCCTTCCGGATTATCAGGAGGAGCTACAGCTTTCACGACCTGCCCTACGAGGACTTCCTGAACGTGCTGAAGTTCCTCTCCGGGGGGTACAGCGAGCTGGAGAACTACAAGGTGTACGGGAAGATATGGTTCGACTCCCAGGAAGGTGTGTTCGGCAGGCGGGGGAAGTACGCAAGGGTGATCTACTCACTCAACGTCGGGACGATACCCGACGAGGTGAGCGTCAGGGTCTACACCACCGAGAAGAAGTACGTCGGAAACATCGAGGAGGAGTTCCTAGAGAGGCTTTTCCCAGGCGACAGGTTCGTGCTGGGAGGCAAGGTGTACGAGTTCGTCAAGAGCGACGGCATGGTGGCGTTCGTGAAGCCAGCCTTCGAGCAGAAGCCGACAATACCGGCGTGGTTCAGCGAAATGCTCCCGCTGAGCTACGACCTCGCCCTCAAAATCGCGGAGTTCAGGGGGCAGATGTTCCAGTGGATAGAGTCCGGTAGAGACCTCGACGAGATAAAGAGGTACCTGAAGCGGGAGTGCAAGGTCGACGACAACTCGGCTGAAGCCATAGTCGGGTACTTCCTGGAGATGTACTACTTCCTCCGCTCGCTGGGCGTAAAACAGTACCCTAGCGACAAGGTGATCCTAGTGGAGAAGTGGAGGGACGATCAGGGCAGAATACACCAGGTCTTCCACACCCTCGTGGGCAGGAGGACGAACGACGCCCTCAGCCACGCCCTCGCCTACATCGCCACCAAGAAAACAGGATCGAACATCGGCATCGCGTTGCACGATAACGGCTTCGCGCTAATCTACCCTCGAGGCGTTGAGCCCAAAGTGGCGCTAACCGACCTCAAGCCCGAGGAGCTTGAAGACGTGCTCAAAAAATCCATCATTAACACGGAGCTCATGAGGAGGCGCTTCCGCCACGTGGCGACGCGGGGCCTGATGATCCTGCGGAACTACAAGGGCCACGAGATCAGCGTCGAGAAGCAGCAAATGAGCGCCTCGACGCTCCTCAGAGTCGTGAAGAAGTGGGAGGACTTCCCGATACTAAAGGAGACGTTCAGGGAGATACTCGAGGACTACATGGACATAGCTCACGCCAGGGAGATTCTTGAGAAAGTCCACCGGGGCGAGATCGCGATCGTCGAAACCTCAATCCTCGACACGCCCAGCCCCTTCGCCTACAACATAGTACTCGAAGGCCTGAGCGACGTGGTGCTCATGGAGGATAAGCGCGCCCTTATAGCGAGGTTCCACGAGCAGGTGATGAAGCGCGTGGCAGAGCTGATGCGCCAGGAGTTACGTGAGGCGCCTCGACGTGGCGCTGAATAG
- a CDS encoding (2Fe-2S)-binding protein — MGGKEHKGKVKAYICMCEKVTVEDVDRALEEGITDIESLKRKLRIGMGPCQGRFCFPLLISYVSRKLGIPPEKLAYPVVRPPLEPVPAGVFLQVRKE, encoded by the coding sequence ATGGGAGGTAAGGAGCATAAGGGTAAAGTGAAAGCGTACATATGTATGTGCGAGAAGGTCACAGTAGAGGACGTTGACAGGGCTCTCGAGGAGGGGATCACCGACATCGAGTCCCTTAAAAGGAAGCTACGAATAGGCATGGGTCCGTGCCAGGGAAGGTTCTGCTTCCCTCTTCTGATTTCATACGTGAGCAGGAAGTTAGGCATCCCGCCCGAGAAGCTCGCCTACCCCGTGGTGAGGCCTCCCCTAGAGCCCGTCCCCGCGGGAGTTTTCCTGCAGGTGAGGAAGGAGTGA
- a CDS encoding M28 family peptidase — protein MSIAEKLASIAAGTPQSDVVAGSEQERAISENLRAFLESLGLETGVYEFEALSWEERYVEVGFKGLKLRSVALPYSLPGEAEGKVVYVGGRILEDEWASIDLSGKIALVKFFSKVDEAEWQYIRAVRAGAEAVVFMDNYPNRLRKMVLTLNTDYRFTEGTPPPIPAVAVSLEDGLRILKLAHRGEKLLVRVDTKVDHYSRSRVVYAGSLEGPVFSAHIDKWLSGFTDDVLGVGVVMLLAERLRDSAGYIFFGSEESGAPGYSPWYWIWGSRSFAEYLEKTGLLDDFGMLLNVDTLGGREVRVSASTPDVQEGIADAIGSSARICPDQVIFDSFSFTMKGIPSTTTHTFPEVLPVYHTDMDTPAFVDWQGVERAVRVLERIATEFAAKRWGMFKYAELTRRIAERLERVSHLPSAAKAVELLQSLRLDSEESARQVRRALTGPMFWGRYDRVFRDSEVYYPLFTDAIDDLVLLSDILAGARSPADVAGMKGLRRISGFEVVLPSVEPVFYGRVLSSPGFLKELYLVLERVVEKDINTLVERLQALKK, from the coding sequence GTGAGCATCGCTGAGAAACTCGCCTCCATCGCGGCGGGCACCCCTCAGAGTGATGTTGTAGCGGGCTCTGAGCAGGAGAGAGCTATCTCAGAGAACCTTCGCGCCTTCCTCGAGTCGCTCGGCCTAGAGACCGGCGTCTACGAGTTTGAAGCCCTGTCATGGGAGGAGCGCTACGTGGAGGTTGGCTTCAAGGGATTGAAACTCCGGAGCGTGGCTCTCCCCTACAGCCTGCCCGGCGAGGCGGAGGGTAAGGTCGTCTACGTCGGGGGGAGGATCCTGGAGGATGAGTGGGCGTCTATTGATCTTTCAGGTAAGATAGCTCTAGTGAAGTTCTTCAGCAAGGTCGACGAGGCGGAGTGGCAGTACATTCGGGCTGTCAGGGCGGGAGCTGAGGCTGTTGTTTTCATGGACAACTACCCCAACCGCCTGCGGAAGATGGTCCTAACCCTGAACACCGACTACCGCTTCACAGAAGGGACGCCTCCACCGATCCCTGCCGTGGCTGTTAGCCTGGAGGATGGATTGAGGATTCTGAAGCTTGCCCACAGGGGGGAGAAGCTCCTAGTCAGGGTTGACACGAAAGTTGACCACTACTCGAGGAGCAGGGTCGTGTACGCCGGGTCGCTAGAGGGACCGGTCTTCTCGGCGCACATCGACAAGTGGCTTTCGGGCTTCACGGATGACGTGCTCGGCGTCGGAGTGGTGATGCTCCTAGCCGAGAGGCTACGCGACAGCGCCGGCTACATCTTCTTCGGCTCTGAGGAATCCGGCGCTCCAGGGTACAGCCCCTGGTACTGGATCTGGGGCTCGCGGAGCTTCGCGGAATACCTCGAGAAGACCGGCCTCCTGGACGACTTCGGCATGCTCCTCAACGTGGACACTCTTGGGGGAAGGGAGGTTCGCGTCTCAGCGTCAACCCCGGACGTCCAAGAGGGCATCGCTGATGCTATTGGAAGCTCCGCGAGGATCTGCCCCGATCAGGTTATCTTCGATAGCTTCAGCTTCACAATGAAAGGCATCCCCTCGACGACCACGCACACGTTCCCTGAGGTGCTACCGGTGTATCACACCGACATGGATACCCCGGCTTTCGTCGACTGGCAGGGAGTCGAGAGGGCGGTTCGCGTACTCGAGAGGATAGCCACCGAGTTCGCAGCAAAGAGGTGGGGCATGTTCAAATACGCTGAGTTAACCAGGCGCATTGCAGAGAGGCTGGAGAGGGTTTCGCACCTCCCCTCAGCGGCTAAGGCGGTAGAGCTGCTGCAGAGTCTGAGGCTGGACAGCGAGGAGAGCGCCAGACAAGTGAGGCGGGCGCTGACGGGCCCCATGTTCTGGGGACGCTACGACAGGGTGTTTAGGGACAGCGAGGTCTACTACCCCCTCTTCACGGACGCCATCGACGACCTGGTTCTTCTCTCCGATATACTAGCCGGGGCCAGGAGCCCTGCCGATGTCGCTGGAATGAAGGGTCTCAGGAGAATTTCGGGGTTCGAGGTTGTTCTGCCCTCCGTGGAGCCTGTATTCTATGGAAGGGTTCTAAGCTCGCCGGGCTTCCTGAAAGAGCTCTACCTAGTGTTGGAAAGGGTAGTCGAAAAGGATATAAACACCCTTGTGGAGAGACTACAAGCTCTGAAGAAATGA
- a CDS encoding NAD(P)/FAD-dependent oxidoreductase: protein MRYNVVVVGGGITGLCTAYSLALRGAGRVAVFERSYLGSGSTFRCAGGIRASFTSREHIVLMKKSIELWAKLAQELGVKYARSGYLWLSSTEEGLERLKRYMRIHNENGLPTRLVDEGFIREIAPYISTERLTGALYDPLAGKASPFDAVYKLYSALRRLGVEFRIGESVVEVEAEGGSVKGVRTDRERVQADAVVLATGPYINELLRPLGVDPRVTPVPHHAAVTEEFGRLFDPLVIDFESGAYAVQTFHGNLLMGVEVPEEPFAPLEVRLEFLWRAVKEWSKWMPWLPRVNILRYWPGYYEVTPDHHPVLGPVSGYENLYIAAGFSGHGFMMGPVVGEVMADWVLSGEPGIPEAKNLVLERFQLGRLVHELAVIG from the coding sequence GTGAGGTACAATGTTGTCGTCGTGGGGGGCGGTATCACTGGGCTTTGCACAGCCTACAGCCTAGCTCTCAGGGGCGCGGGGAGGGTCGCGGTTTTCGAGCGGAGCTACCTAGGCTCTGGCTCGACTTTCAGGTGCGCTGGCGGCATCAGGGCGAGCTTCACGAGCCGGGAGCACATAGTGCTCATGAAGAAAAGCATCGAGCTTTGGGCCAAGCTGGCGCAGGAGCTAGGGGTAAAGTACGCGAGGAGCGGGTACCTCTGGCTCTCCTCGACTGAAGAGGGGCTCGAGCGGCTGAAGAGGTACATGAGGATACACAACGAGAACGGTTTGCCGACACGGCTCGTCGACGAGGGGTTCATACGGGAAATCGCGCCCTACATAAGCACAGAAAGGCTGACTGGAGCGCTGTACGACCCGCTCGCCGGCAAGGCAAGCCCCTTCGACGCCGTCTACAAGCTCTACTCCGCGCTCCGCCGCTTGGGAGTCGAGTTCAGGATCGGGGAGAGCGTGGTTGAGGTGGAGGCAGAGGGCGGCAGTGTTAAAGGTGTGCGAACAGACCGCGAGAGAGTGCAGGCAGATGCTGTGGTCCTGGCGACAGGGCCGTACATAAACGAGCTCCTCAGGCCCCTCGGGGTCGACCCGAGAGTTACCCCCGTACCGCACCACGCCGCCGTGACGGAGGAGTTTGGTAGACTCTTCGACCCGCTAGTCATCGACTTCGAGAGCGGAGCCTACGCGGTGCAAACCTTCCACGGCAACCTCCTGATGGGCGTCGAGGTTCCGGAAGAACCCTTCGCGCCGCTGGAGGTGAGGCTCGAGTTCCTCTGGAGGGCCGTGAAGGAGTGGTCTAAGTGGATGCCGTGGCTACCTCGGGTGAACATTCTGCGGTACTGGCCTGGCTACTACGAGGTTACGCCAGACCATCACCCCGTCCTCGGCCCCGTAAGCGGTTACGAGAACCTCTACATCGCGGCTGGGTTCAGCGGACACGGGTTCATGATGGGGCCTGTCGTAGGCGAAGTCATGGCGGACTGGGTTCTGAGCGGCGAGCCCGGGATCCCCGAGGCGAAGAACCTGGTCCTCGAGCGCTTCCAGCTGGGCAGGCTCGTCCACGAGCTCGCGGTGATAGGTTAA
- a CDS encoding DHH family phosphoesterase: MRLDSLLKTYLVLKAVLQGRKLALVDEGDPDGIVSGALFKMKHPDGVVVLAYPGEVQRSLLLRSVKWYFVADLPCPGKAVFRADHHLTNPPCAEKEFYDPNAPASAVLALKALGLDGDPLASKLAGLAVETDTANITSQEAMDLEAAVKGADYSGKLYLIDLLALKGLDALRDEKIRGFIERYGRSRGKTEEVAKSLSPPPREAVVVFERDEGLSYRYLTILLERAGAEFTFVLVPKGLFKYRVYTGANPSSRYNAASVASKLGGGGHRFAAGATFRALSLRRALNKVAPILKEELHSDKLEVIIVRKGGTHREVL; this comes from the coding sequence ATGAGGCTGGACTCGCTCCTCAAGACTTACCTCGTTCTGAAGGCGGTTCTTCAGGGCAGAAAGCTCGCGCTGGTCGATGAGGGCGACCCAGACGGCATAGTGAGCGGCGCGCTCTTCAAGATGAAGCACCCCGACGGGGTCGTCGTTCTAGCCTACCCTGGGGAGGTTCAGAGGAGCCTGCTCCTAAGGTCGGTGAAGTGGTACTTTGTCGCCGACTTGCCCTGCCCCGGGAAGGCGGTCTTTAGGGCAGACCACCACCTCACGAACCCACCCTGCGCCGAAAAGGAGTTCTACGACCCCAACGCCCCCGCGTCGGCGGTTTTGGCGCTCAAAGCGCTGGGGCTGGACGGCGACCCTCTGGCCTCCAAGCTCGCAGGCTTAGCCGTCGAGACGGACACCGCTAACATAACCTCCCAGGAGGCGATGGACCTCGAGGCCGCAGTGAAGGGCGCGGACTACTCCGGTAAACTCTACCTCATCGACCTCCTGGCCTTAAAGGGGCTTGACGCCTTAAGAGATGAGAAGATCAGGGGGTTCATTGAGAGGTACGGCAGAAGCAGGGGGAAGACCGAGGAGGTCGCCAAGTCCCTGAGCCCGCCGCCCAGGGAGGCGGTTGTCGTCTTCGAGAGAGATGAGGGTCTCTCGTACAGGTACCTGACCATCCTCCTGGAGAGAGCTGGAGCGGAGTTCACGTTCGTCCTGGTTCCAAAAGGGCTCTTCAAGTACAGGGTATACACGGGGGCAAACCCGTCTTCCAGGTACAATGCCGCCAGCGTCGCATCTAAGCTCGGGGGAGGGGGGCACAGGTTCGCGGCCGGCGCAACGTTTCGGGCCCTGAGCTTAAGGAGAGCCTTAAACAAGGTCGCACCTATCCTGAAGGAGGAGCTCCACTCCGACAAGCTGGAGGTAATCATTGTGCGTAAAGGCGGCACACATAGAGAAGTGCTCTAG